From a region of the Buteo buteo chromosome 7, bButBut1.hap1.1, whole genome shotgun sequence genome:
- the IRS1 gene encoding insulin receptor substrate 1, whose translation MASPTDNNEGFFSDVRKVGYLRKPKSMHKRFFVLRAASESGPARLEYYENEKKWRHKSGAPKRSIPLESCFNINKRADSKNKHLVALYTKDEHFAIAADSEPEQESWYQALLQLHNRAKGHHHLHHHHHHHHSDVTFGGSNAGLGEAGEDSYGEVAPGPAFKEVWQVILKPKGLGQTKNLIGIYRLCLTNKTISFVKLNSDAAAVVLQLLNIRRCGHSENFFFIEVGRSAVTGPGEFWMQVDDSVVAQNMHETILEAMRAMSEEFRPRSKSQSSSNCSNPISVPLRSRHHVNNPPPSQVGLSRRSRTESVTATSPAGGGGGGTGGKPSSFRVRASSDGEGTMSRPASVDGSPVSPSANRTHSHRHRGNSRLHPPLNHSRSIPMPSSRCSPSATSPVSLSSSSTSGHGSTSDCLFPRRSSASVSGSPSDGGFISSDEYGSSPCDFRSSFRSVTPDSLGHTPPARGDEELNYICMGGKATSSCCSLAAPNGHFIPRTCHPQQQPRYPSTPCCPRGGSEEVADLEKAFRKRTHSAGTSPTISHQKTPSQSSVASIEEYTEMLPSYPCGGSRLPSYRHSAFVPTHSYPEECLEMHHLDSGHHRTNSAPHTDDGYMPMSPGVAPVPGGGGPPKGGDYMPMSPKSVSAPQQIINPGRGGRHTPATVDSNGYMMMSPSGSYSPDSGSAGYGKIWTNGAGHHPKLSVESNEGKLPCGGSDYINMSPASGSTTSTPPDCYFGGAGQPGVEEAAAAVHHKPIYSYFSLPRSFKHVHRRGGGGAAAGEEGSPQPRIALGSGRLLYAAEDSSSSTSSDSLGGGGGTEGGPPPQAQPPRKVDTAVQTKGRLARPTRLSLGGPKASTLPRAREQPPLLLPPEPKSPGEYVNIEFIAGDKPAFPSAALGLGLPPPPPGNEGAEEYMNMELGPPRAPCPAGFAAARAASAARPGRGAAPGGRDYVTMQRGGAAAAAGGSCSDCADSPSPCSPALLLSYADVRAGRSAAEKPPAAAVASPELPRPPAELSAAPPRSSSLLGGPGAGSAFTRVSLSPGRNQSAKVIRADPQGGRRRHSSETFSSTPSAARGAAGGGGLGAPFPCGGAGGAEEVKRHSSASFENVWLRPAAGEAAGAPAARREPGAAPALENGLNYIDLDLVKDFGHRRHHRLHPPAEGAALPGGRQPPPPKPPGQPRGSGHSGDDLSAYASISFQKREEM comes from the coding sequence GTCTGGACCCGCCCGGCTGGAGTATTACGAGAATGAGAAGAAATGGAGACACAAGTCAGGGGCCCCCAAGCGCTCCATCCCACTAGAAAGCTGCTTCAACATCAACAAACGGGCTGACTCCAAGAACAAGCACCTGGTGGCCCTCTACACCAAGGACGAGCACTTTGCCATTGCAGCTGACAGCGAGCCTGAACAGGAGAGCTGGTACCAAGCGCTGCTGCAGTTGCACAACAGGGCCAAGGgccaccaccacctccatcaccatcaccaccaccaccacagcgATGTCACCTTTGGAGGCAGCAACGCGGGACTGGGGGAAGCAGGTGAGGACAGCTATGGTGAGGTAGCCCCTGGCCCAGCTTTTAAGGAAGTTTGGCAAGTAATTCTGAAGCCTAAGGGCCTAGGCCAGACAAAGAACCTGATTGGCATCTACCGCCTGTGCCTGACTAACAAGACCATCAGCTTTGTGAAGCTGAATTCAGATGCGGCTGCTGTGGTGTTGCAGCTGCTCAATATCCGCCGCTGTGGTCACTCTGAGAACTTCTTCTTTATTGAGGTGGGGCGCTCAGCTGTCACTGGGCCCGGTGAGTTCTGGATGCAGGTGGATGACTCGGTGGTGGCGCAGAACATGCATGAAACCATCCTGGAGGCCATGCGAGCCATGAGCGAGGAATTCCGGCCCCGCAGCAAGAGCCAGTCTTCCTCAAACTGTTCCAACCCCATCTCTGTGCCCCTTCGCAGCAGACACCATGTCAACAACCCCCCACCCAGCCAAGTGGGGCTCAGTCGCCGGTCCAGGACTGAGAGCGTCACGGCCACCTCTCCTGCTGGTGGTGGGGGTGGAGGTACGGGTGGCAAACCCAGCTCTTTCCGGGTTCGAGCGTCGAGTGACGGGGAAGGCACGATGTCGAGGCCTGCCTCTGTGGATGGTAGCCCAGTCAGTCCCAGTGCCAACCGGACCCATTCGCATAGACACCGTGGCAACTCCAGGCTCCATCCTCCGCTCAACCACAGCCGGTCCATCCCAATGCCTTCCTCGCGCTGCTCTCCTTCAGCCACCAGTCCAGTCAGCCTGTCATCCAGCAGCACTAGTGGCCACGGCTCCACCTCGGACTGCCTGTTTCCACGAAGGTCTAGTGCTTCGGTTTCTGGCTCCCCTAGCGATGGCggatttatttcttctgatgaGTATGGTTCCAGCCCGTGTGACTTCCGCAGCTCTTTTCGCAGTGTGACCCCAGATTCATTGGGACACACCCCACCGGCTCGGGGCGATGAAGAGCTCAACTACATCTGCATGGGGGGGAAGGCCACCTCCtcttgctgcagcctggcagccccCAACGGCCACTTCATCCCACGCACCTGCCacccgcagcagcagccccgcTACCCTAGTACACCGTGCTGTCCTCGAGGTGGTAGCGAGGAGGTTGCCGACTTGGAGAAGGCATTCAGGAAGCGGACTCACTCTGCGGGCACTTCGCCCACCATCTCCCACCAGAAGACGCCCTCGCAGTCTTCGGTGGCCTCCATCGAGGAGTATACGGAAATGCTGCCTTCTTACCCCTGCGGCGGCAGCCGGCTGCCCTCCTACCGGCACTCAGCCTTTGTGCCCACTCACTCCTACCCAGAGGAGTGTCTGGAGATGCACCACCTGGACAGCGGCCATCATCGGACCAACTCCGCCCCACACACGGACGATGGCTACATGCCCATGTCACCTGGCGTAGCCCCTGTGCCCGGCGGTGGGGGGCCCCCCAAGGGTGGTGACTACATGCCCATGAGTCCTAAGAGTGTGTCGGCCCCACAGCAGATCATCAACCCTGGCAGGGGGGGCCGCCACACTCCAGCCACGGTGGACTCCAACGGCTACATGATGATGTCCCCCAGCGGCAGCTACTCCCCCGACAGTGGCTCTGCGGGCTACGGCAAGATCTGGACAAATGGTGCCGGCCACCACCCGAAGCTCTCGGTGGAGAGCAACGAAGGGAAGCTCCCCTGCGGTGGTAGCGACTACATCAACATGTCCCCAGCCAGCGGCTCCACCACCAGCACTCCACCCGACTGCTACTTTGGGGGCGCCGGGCAGCCAGGTGTCGAGGAGGCCGCCGCCGCGGTCCACCACAAACCTATATACTCCTACTTCTCGCTGCCACGCTCCTTCAAGCATGTGcaccggcggggcggcggcggggcggcggcgggcgaggagggcagcccccagccccgcatcGCTCTCGGCTCTGGCCGCCTCCTCTACGCCGCCGAGGACTCGTCCTCCTCCACCAGCAGCGACAGcctgggcggcggcggcggcaccgagGGCGGCCCCCCGCCGCAAGCACAGCCCCCGCGCAAGGTGGACACGGCCGTGCAGACCAAGGGCCGCCTGGCACGACCGACGCGCCTGTCGCTGGGCGGCCCCAAGGCCAGCACCCTGCCGCGGGCCCGGGAGCAGCCCCCGCTCCTCCTGCCCCCGGAGCCCAAGAGTCCCGGCGAGTACGTCAACATCGAGTTCATCGCCGGCGACAAGCCGGCCTTCCCCTCGGCCGCCCTGGGGCTGGGcttgccgccgccgccgccgggcaaCGAGGGCGCCGAGGAGTACATGAACATGGAGCTGGGGCCGCCGCGggccccctgccccgccggcTTCGCCGCCGCGCGGGCGGCctccgcggcccggcccggccgagGCGCGGCCCCCGGCGGCCGGGACTACGTGACGATGCAGCGggggggcgccgccgccgccgccgggggctCCTGCTCGGACTGCGCCGACAGCCCTTCGCCCTGCTCGCCCGCCCTCTTACTCAGCTACGCCGACGTGCGGGCGGGCCGCTCCGCCGCCGAGAagcccccggcggcggcggtggcttCCCCGGAGCTGCCGCGGCCGCCGGCCGAGCTGTCGGCGGCGCCGCCGcgctcctcctccctgctggggGGCCCCGGCGCGGGCAGCGCCTTCACCCGCGTCAGCCTCAGCCCCGGCCGCAACCAGAGCGCCAAGGTGATCCGCGCCGACCCGcagggcggccggcggcggcacaGCTCCGAGACCTTCTCGTCCACGCCGAGCGCCGCCCGCggagcggcgggcggcggcgggctcgGGGCGCCCTTTCCCtgcggcggcgcggggggcgcCGAGGAGGTGAAGCGCCACAGCTCGGCCTCCTTCGAGAACGTCTGGCTGCGGCCCGCCGCCGGGGAGGCGGCCGGCGcccccgctgcccgccgggAGCCGGGGGCCGCGCCCGCCCTGGAGAACGGGCTCAACTACATCGACCTGGACTTGGTGAAGGACTTCGGTCACCGCCGCCACCACCGCCTCCACCCCCCCGCCGAGGGCGCCGCTCTGCCGGGGGGGaggcagccgccgccgccgaagCCCCCGGGCCAGCCTCGCGGGAGCGGCCACTCCGGCGACGACTTAAGCGCGTACGCCAGCATCAGCTTCCAGAAGCGGGAGGAGATGTAG